GATGGAGAAGGAGCTTCGGTTCGCCATTCGCGAGGGCGGCCGTACCGTCGGCGCCGGTGTTATCAGCGAAATAACGGAATAGACCGGAGAAAAAGGGGTTCGTGTATTATGCCCACGCAAAAGATCAGGATCAAGCTGAAGGCGTATGATCACAAGTTGCTGGATCAATCCGCAAGCGAGATCATCGAAACCGCACGTCGAACGGGCGCGCAGGTGGCGGGGCCGATTCCCCTGCCCACGGTCATCAATAAATACTGTGTACTCCGCTCGCCCCATGTAAACAAGAAGTCTCGGGAACAGTTCGAGATCAGAACACACAAACGGCTTCTTGATATTCTGGAGCCGACCCAGCAGACCGTTGACGCCCTAATGCGTCTGGATTTATCGGCCGGCGTGGACGTGGAGATAAAACTGTAGACGAACCCGGGAGGGCATCTCGAAGGATCGAGAGGATTCTGAAATGACACGCGGAATGATAGGCAAAAAACTGGGAATGACCCAGATCTTTGATGATATGGGCAACCAGATACCGGTTACCGTCGTAAAAGCCGGGCCCTGCCCCGTGCTGGACGTACGGACGCCGGAAAAAAACGGATACAGTGCGGTTGCCCTCGGTTTCGATAAAAAGAAGCTGGACAAGGTGAACAAGCCCGCCCAGGGATATTTTTCACGGGCCGGTGACAGCGCCTACCGGGTCGTAAAAGAGATCCGCGTGGATGATTCTC
This genomic interval from Candidatus Zymogenaceae bacterium contains the following:
- the rpsJ gene encoding 30S ribosomal protein S10 is translated as MPTQKIRIKLKAYDHKLLDQSASEIIETARRTGAQVAGPIPLPTVINKYCVLRSPHVNKKSREQFEIRTHKRLLDILEPTQQTVDALMRLDLSAGVDVEIKL
- a CDS encoding elongation factor Tu, with protein sequence MEKELRFAIREGGRTVGAGVISEITE